The following coding sequences lie in one Candidatus Bathyarchaeia archaeon genomic window:
- the rpsB gene encoding 30S ribosomal protein S2, with protein sequence MESQDIEDREAIPRAENLLLSLEELLAAGLHIGTRIKTVDMERYIFRVRPDGLFILNIGDTNEKIRIAARFMGRFDPGRVLAVSSRLYGKTPVEKFAEVTRTVPIVGRFMPGLISNPLQPHHAEPQVILVTDPRADWQAIKEATSVGVPVIALCDTDNVFAGVDFVIPVNNKGRRALAVVYWLLARQVLRERGELPADGTIPQTVDDFETKLAAMPMGRAGEA encoded by the coding sequence TTGGAAAGCCAAGACATCGAGGATAGAGAAGCAATACCGAGAGCGGAAAACCTCCTCCTATCTCTCGAAGAACTCTTAGCCGCTGGCCTCCACATTGGCACACGAATCAAGACTGTGGATATGGAAAGGTACATTTTCCGAGTTCGCCCCGATGGGCTATTCATTCTCAACATCGGCGATACCAACGAGAAGATCAGGATCGCCGCCCGATTCATGGGCCGATTCGACCCTGGCAGAGTGCTGGCCGTGTCATCCCGACTCTACGGTAAGACCCCTGTGGAAAAGTTCGCAGAGGTCACGAGGACGGTTCCAATAGTTGGCAGATTCATGCCAGGACTAATATCCAATCCTCTCCAACCCCACCATGCAGAACCGCAAGTCATTCTGGTAACCGATCCAAGAGCCGATTGGCAAGCAATCAAGGAGGCTACTTCTGTAGGTGTCCCCGTCATTGCCCTATGCGACACCGACAACGTTTTTGCTGGTGTTGATTTCGTGATTCCTGTAAACAACAAGGGAAGGAGGGCGTTGGCTGTCGTCTACTGGCTCCTCGCTAGACAGGTGCTTCGAGAAAGAGGAGAGCTCCCAGCAGACGGAACAATTCCACAGACGGTGGACGATTTTGAAACGAAGCTTGCCGCCATGCCGATGGGACGAGCTGGAGAGGCGTGA
- a CDS encoding DNA-directed RNA polymerase subunit N — protein MIIPVRCFTCGKLIADKWETFSLRVRAGDRPIKVLDELGIRRYCCRRMLITHVEIIDEFLKYPQVSAKKRAEII, from the coding sequence ATGATCATCCCGGTAAGATGCTTCACTTGCGGCAAGCTGATAGCTGACAAGTGGGAAACGTTCAGCCTGCGCGTTAGAGCTGGGGACCGACCCATCAAGGTACTTGACGAGCTGGGAATTCGAAGATACTGCTGTCGAAGAATGCTCATAACGCACGTCGAAATTATCGACGAGTTCCTAAAGTACCCCCAAGTCTCCGCCAAGAAACGAGCAGAGATTATCTAG
- a CDS encoding 30S ribosomal protein S9, translating to MSEKKKPVLETGKRKTAIARAVVKPGKGRIYFNDHSLDYVSPEVVRMKILEPLIIAGDRARGVDIRVSVNGGGFMGQAEAARIAIARSLATWTKSSELRKNFIAFDRVMLAGDQRVTEPKKFGGPSARRRKQKSYR from the coding sequence CTGAGTGAGAAAAAGAAACCTGTTCTCGAAACGGGAAAGCGAAAGACCGCAATCGCCCGCGCTGTCGTGAAACCTGGAAAAGGTCGAATCTACTTTAACGATCATTCACTCGACTACGTTAGTCCCGAGGTCGTCCGTATGAAGATCCTAGAGCCATTGATCATCGCTGGGGACCGAGCCAGAGGAGTGGACATCCGCGTATCCGTTAATGGCGGAGGTTTCATGGGCCAAGCCGAAGCGGCCAGAATCGCGATCGCAAGATCACTTGCCACATGGACCAAGAGCAGCGAGCTAAGAAAGAACTTCATCGCCTTCGACAGAGTGATGTTAGCTGGGGATCAACGAGTAACAGAACCCAAGAAATTCGGCGGGCCAAGCGCACGACGAAGAAAACAGAAATCGTACAGGTAA
- a CDS encoding 50S ribosomal protein L13, whose translation MKKLVASLSPEEEVVDASNLILGRMASYVAKQALEGKKMVVLNAERAIISGTRARVVARAKTKLKTRTLGNQEKAPTHPRRPDNYVRRVIRGMLPWKKTHGKDAFHRIIVYIGVPKEYEGKTYNTVSHANASKLRVPFITVAQLAEEIGGIPA comes from the coding sequence TTGAAGAAACTAGTTGCGTCTCTCTCACCGGAAGAAGAGGTCGTTGACGCGTCAAATCTGATCCTAGGAAGAATGGCGAGTTATGTCGCGAAGCAAGCCCTCGAAGGGAAGAAGATGGTCGTGCTCAACGCTGAACGCGCTATTATCTCCGGGACAAGAGCAAGAGTTGTCGCTCGAGCGAAGACGAAATTGAAAACCCGAACTCTTGGCAACCAGGAAAAAGCCCCAACTCATCCCAGAAGACCTGACAACTATGTCCGGAGGGTCATCAGGGGAATGCTCCCCTGGAAGAAGACTCACGGAAAAGACGCATTTCACAGAATCATCGTCTACATCGGCGTTCCAAAAGAATACGAGGGAAAAACCTACAACACTGTGTCTCACGCGAACGCGTCCAAGCTCAGAGTTCCCTTCATCACCGTTGCTCAGCTAGCCGAAGAGATTGGGGGCATTCCCGCCTGA
- a CDS encoding DNA-directed RNA polymerase subunit D, producing MDIKLLSKEQETLRFVLSDVSPAFANALRRIMISEIPVMAIDDVMILENNSVMYDEILAHRLGLVPVTTDGSYNLPEECTCKSELGCEKCRASFSMEIEASEPIEVVYSSQLKPENPEVKPVSDKIPIVKLTQGQRIKLEAYARLGRGNVHAKWQSVSAATYSYDEKARTFTFLVESTGTMPPEKIVLEAARIINAKSLGFGEGLGGMMES from the coding sequence ATGGACATCAAACTCCTAAGCAAAGAACAAGAGACTCTCCGCTTCGTGCTTTCGGATGTATCACCTGCGTTCGCTAACGCGCTGCGCCGGATAATGATCTCGGAGATCCCGGTGATGGCAATCGATGATGTCATGATTCTAGAAAACAACTCCGTCATGTACGATGAGATTCTCGCGCACCGACTAGGACTCGTCCCCGTCACAACCGATGGGTCTTACAACTTGCCCGAGGAATGCACCTGCAAGAGCGAGTTGGGCTGCGAGAAATGCCGAGCATCATTCTCGATGGAGATAGAAGCATCTGAACCAATTGAGGTTGTATATTCTTCGCAACTCAAACCTGAGAACCCGGAAGTCAAGCCGGTCTCAGATAAGATTCCGATCGTGAAACTCACACAGGGCCAGAGGATCAAGCTCGAAGCATATGCTCGACTTGGCAGAGGAAACGTTCACGCGAAATGGCAATCTGTCTCAGCCGCTACCTACAGCTATGACGAGAAGGCCCGGACCTTCACGTTCCTAGTCGAGTCGACTGGGACTATGCCTCCCGAAAAGATTGTCCTTGAGGCCGCACGGATTATCAACGCGAAATCTCTCGGCTTCGGAGAAGGACTTGGAGGAATGATGGAAAGTTGA